The sequence TCGCTGACAGGAATAACCCTGGCCTGTATCGGGCTGAGCCAGAGCGGGAACATCGGCTTCTTGCCCATAGCTTGAAGCTTCGCCTGCTTCTCAAGGATGGCGTACATAACGCGCTCGATGGCTCCGCTCGGCGAGCAGTGGAGTATGAGCGGGTAGCGCTCCTTGCCTTCCTCGTCGTAGTAGGTGATGCCGAAGCGCTCGGCGTTCTCGACGTCAATCTGAACGGTGCTTAGAGCGGCCGCCTTGTCGAGGTTGTCAACGAAGTTGAACTCGAACTTGAGGATGAAGTAGAAGAACCTCTGATCCCACATCTCGATGAGAACCGGTTTTCCGATTATCTTCGCCAGCTCGACGATGAAGTCCTTATTGGCTTCCCAGAAGTCGCGGGTGAACCTTATGGCAACCTCGTAGTCCTCCGGCGTGAGCCCAACGCCCTTAAGAACCTCCATGCTGAGCTTGTACTGCTTCTTGAACTCGTCCATTGCCTGCTTGAGGTCTTTGGCAACGGTGTGCATATCGGGCATCGTGAAGGCCCTAAGGCGCCTCAGGCCTGAGAGCTCACCGCTCTTCTCTCTCCTGAAGGAGTACCTTGTAAGCTCGTACATCCTGAGCGGGAGGTTGCGGTAGCTGATTATCGCGTCCTTCTTGATTAGGAACTGGCCAAAGCAGGCCGCGAAGCGCAGGAAGAACTTCTTGTCGCCGCTCTTGACTATGTACTGCCTCGCCGGGAAGCGGTTGAGGTACTTCTCCAGAGCCGGGTGCTCGAAGTCGTACATAATCGGGGTTTCAACTTCCATTGCCCCGTACTCGACGACCTTCTCGGTGACGTACTGCTCAAGCAAACCTTTGATGAGCCTGCCCTTCGGGTAGTAGCGGAGGTTTCCGGCGTCGCTTCCCGGTTCGTAGTCAACGAGCTCGTGCTCCAGCATGAGCTTGACGTGCGGTGGCTCCCTGTCGGCTATCCTGTTCTTGGCTATCTCATAGTTCACGAACTTCCTCAGGTTCTCGTGGCCGGTGAAGTCGAACTTGTCAACATCGATGAGCTCTCCCTCTGGGGTGAGGATGTACCAGTGGCTGACTAACTCTTTCTCCTCCTTCTCAAGGGCAATGTTGCGCTCCTCCTTGCTAACGCCCTCCTCCGGGACTATGGTTCTGCTGAGCTCGGCCAGCGGGTGTCCCTTGCAGGAAAGCTTGAAGGCCTTGTAGTAGCCGAACGGAGCGCGCTTGACCTCGTATCCCTTCTCCTTAAGCTTCTCCTCTATCTTCTGGAGTATCTCAAGGGCGACGCTCGGACTGGCAAGCTCGCTACTGAGGTGGGCGAACGGGTAAACGAATACCCTCTCAGCCTTGACCTGCTTCACGACGTCCTCTATCTCAGCTACCGCCTTCTCGACGACTTCCTCAGGGTTGGACTCATCGACCTTTTCAACGCTTATGAAGACCGCCAGAACTTCGTCGAGCCTGTCCTTCTTCCGCTCATCGCTTATCGGCTCAGGGTTCTTCAGAGCTTTGTCCTTGACCTCGTACTCGAGGTAGTCTGAGTGTATAAGGAGCATTCTCATTTCTGACCACCACCATTCCATAGAGTCGACTTACTAAAACTTTTCTCATCGTTTATAAAAGTGCTTGAAGAACCGGCACCTTCGAGTTTTACCTTAAGCTCCTCCGCGAACCAGTTGACCCTCTGCGGGAACGGGATCTCAATTCCGGCCTCGTCGAGGGCCCCCTTTACCCTCTGGACTATCTGAGTCCTGACGTCAAACCACTTCTCGCTCGGTGCCCACGCCCTAATTGCTATGTTGACGCTGTTGTCTCCAAGGTTGTCCACGAAGACCGTAGGCTCGGGCTCCGCGAGTACGTAGGGCATCTCATCGAGGGTCTTCTTTATGACTTCTATGGCCTTCTCTGCGTCTTCCTTGTAGGCTATGCCAACAACTATGTCAACTCTCCTCGCTGGATATTTCTGGAGGTTCTTTATTTCGCTGTTGAAGAGCTTCTCGTTTGGAATCCTAACGAGGAGTCCGTCCCACGTCCTTATTCTCGTGGAGAGAATCCTGATGTCGTGGACGATCCCGGAGTAGCCGGCAACCTCCACAGGGTCACCTATCTCAAGGGGCTTATCGAAGTACATGAATATGCCCGAGATGAAGTTTGAAACGACAGTTTGTGCCGAGAAACCGAGGACGATACCCGTTATTCCCGCCGCAGCTAGGAGCGTCGTTAGCTTACCGGTGAGGCCCGCTATGTTAAGGGCAATGAAAAACGCCAGCGTGACTATTGCATAGTAGAATAGCTTCGCCTTTATCTGGACTTCGGGGAGCTTTTCCTTGGGGGAGTTCATTATCATGTAGTCCTTTGACTTCTTGGCAAGAAGGTAAGAGAAGTAAAACACCAGAAAGGCTGTTAACAGGTTGCTTATGCTCGTCCCGGCGATTTCGTAGGAGAGCACTCCCAGGGAGTCGAGGCTGTAAACGATTGCTATAACAACTATCAGGTTGTGAAGCGTTAAAGCTGTATCCTCATTGATTATCCAAACGTACTTGGTGCTTCCGGAGAGGGCGAGAATGTATCTTTTTAGAAGCCTCGCTATCAGAATACCTATTATAAGGATCAGGAGTGCCTTTAGAACCGTGCCCACGGTCAACGTGAGGAAAAGCTTCTCCCCGAGAAGCCCCTGCTCCCAGAATGATGTAGAGTTTGCCGTCGTGTTCATGTTCACCACCTCATCAGGAAGTTTGGAAGCGAGAGCACTTCTCCCACCGCGTTTAGCCCGTCTTTGGGGGGCTTTCCGGTGTTGTTCACGTAGGGAACGTTGTCTCTTATCGTGACTATGAGGAGGGGGTAGTAAGCCCTTGAACTTTCATAGTACATTGGGGTCTTCCATATCGGGATCACCACCCTCTCAAGGGACTCCCACTCGAGGGAAGGATTTGAAACGGTGAGCTTGGCAACTCCGAGGGAATCCGGCTCCTCCGCATAGAAGGGACTGATGTGGTAGCGGCAGATCACACCGGCTTCCAGCGTTCCGTAGAGGGCGTATTTCTCCTTTCCCACAATGAAGTGGTCTATGGTCAGTTCACCGATTTTAACGTCTATTTCTATAGGGGCCTCAATAAACCCCGTCAGAGAATCTTGGGGTGGCACGACGAGGGGCTCCTTGAACTTTATCATGAGGAGCCTCACGCCGTAGCCGGTTGCAGGAGCTGGAAGAATCTTAAGTTTTTCCCCGTTGTTCTTGATTATCCTTTCCACCTCGTCCCGCCGGTACCTCACGAGGTTTTCGCTTTCCTCAATGAGGTGGATCTTCTTGCCCCCTACTTTGATGAACTGGGTCTTGAGCTCGTGTGCTCCAAACATAGTTCCCAGTTCACGTAGAACGATTTAAGGTTATCGGACTGGCAAAGACTTAAAAAATCTTTGAGAGAATTTCAACGGAGGTGGGGGAATGGAGACTAAAAAGCCGGCTAAAGAGGGAGAGCTTGTTCTCCCGGGAGATTATTTAGGTGTAATCGAGGAGTACCTGCCGAGTGATGGCGTTAAGGAAGAAAACGGTAACCTCATTGCGACCCGAGCCGGGAGGGTCAGGATAAACATGGAAAAGATGGAAATAAGCGTTGAGCCCGTCACGGACACTCCACCGCTCCCACAGGTTGGTGACACCGTGCTGGCCCAGGTTCTGGAGGTGAAGCCTCAGGTGGTCATAGTCCAGCTCCTCAGGATAGAGGGCAAGGGGAACAGGGAGATAGCGACATCGAAGCTTGCTGGAATCCACGTCTCACAGGTGAAGAACGGTTTCGTTGAGGACATGAGCAAGGAGTTCAAGGTCGGCGACATAGTAAGGGCGAGGGTCATTTCAAACGAAAAAACTCCTATTCAGCTTACGACAAAGGGTCCCGACCTTGGCGTGGTGTACGCCTTCTGCTCGCGCTGCAGGACGCCCCTCATACGGCGCGGGGACAGGCTCATCTGCCCCAAGTGCGGCAACGTAGAGATGAGAAAAATGTCAAACCTCTACCGCAAGATGGTGATCTGAATGAGGGCAAAGCGCGTCATAACCATTCACGTGCGCGATGACAGGGAAAAGGAGGAGTTTATGAAGGAGCTCCAGCGGCTTTCCCTGCCCGCTTTCATCTACGTCCACGGTAAGCTTGACTCCATAAAGGTGAACGTCCAGGGCACAAAGGACGAGATAAGGGAGGCGATAGCCAAGATCAGGGCTATACACAACAGGGTTAGGGCAAAACTTTATCCAGACAGGCGCGGTCTCTACCACTACTCTCCAGACGACATATTCCGCGAAGCGGGAACGAGCGTTTCCCTCCCCGTTATCGTGAAAACCATTGAGTTGATCGGTGAAAGGGTTGAACTCGACGAGGCGAGGGGAGAGATCATTACATCCCTTCCCTGGGAGGAGATGATTGAACTTGTGAAAAAACTCGGCAATGTACTGTCCGAGATCGCCCTTCAGACTACGAGACAGATCAGGGAGGTCGTTCTCCCCGTTTCGGTGGCGTTCGATATGGACCCCCAGGAAGTTCTGGAGCTTCTCGTTGATCTCGGCCTGGCCGAGTGGAAGGAGGATAAGTTTAAATACGAACTCATCAAGAACAAGGAGCAGGCTCTGAAAGAGGCATTAAAGCGTCTCAGGGGTGATGCTGATGAAGATTGAGGTCATCAAGAGGGAAGGGAACACCTTTGAGTTCTATCTTGAAGGGGAAGACCACACGTTTGCCAATCTCCTCGTTGAGACCCTCCACGAGGACAAGCACGTCAAGTTCGCCGCTTACACCATAGAGCACCCGATTCTTATGGCCAGAAAGCCGCGCTTCAAAGTCGTGACCGACGGAAAGGAGAGCCCGGAGGAGGCACTTGAAAAGGCCGCCCAGAGGATCTTCGACAGGGCAAGGGCCGTTCTTGAGGCGTGGAAATCTGTAATTGAAGGGTGATATGTTTTACTAAATCCCTGCCGAAATTCTTTTAAGGTCTTTTTAATATTCCTTCTGGGGGTTGCTAATGAGAGGGAATACCTGGAAAAAAATACGCAGTAGCTTTTTCAGAAGCTTTTCCAAAAAGAGTGTTCAAGCTTTAGCTGTTCTAATCCTGCTCGGTCTTGGAATCAGGCTTTACTTGGCTCCCAACTCAACGGGGAGCGACATTCCCCAGTTTTATGGATTCGCGGGCACTATGCTGAAACACCCTCTAGACTTTTACTCCTATGCCACCGGTGAAATGTGGAAAAGTGAGGGCTGGCCCTACGGCTGGCCTTACGTCTACGGTCCCGTTCTAGCATATCTTCTAGCCCTGGTGAGACTCTTGGTTGGAGGCGATGTAAAGTTTTACTGGGACTCGACAGGTTACCACGTCTTCGCTTCAAGGTCATGGATTATGGGGGTTAAGGCTCTCTTCATCTTGGCCGACGTCGGAATAGCCGTGATGATATACAAGCTGACTAAGAGAAGATCCGAGTGGGGAGCAGTTCTCCTGTCGGCCCTCTACATCTTCAACCCCATGGTGATCTACGTTTCCTCGATCTACGGCATGTTCGATGGCCTCGCACTGCTACCTTTTCTAGTAGGGTTATACTTCATAGAAACTGGCAGAGAAGGGCCCGGTTATGCGCTGGTGGGCTTCAGCCTGGCGGTCAAACACACGCTTCTGTTTCCGGCCCTCATAGTCCTTTGGGATCTCCTCCTGAAGGGCTGGAAAAATCTCCACAGTATTAAACGGCCCCTTGCGGCCTTCTTCAGCGGTGCGCTCCTCCCGTTTGCACCTTTCTTGCTTCATCCTTCATCGCTCCTCAACCTGCCTGATCTTCTTGAGGGGATGAAGCCCGGCTACACGTATCCCATAGCCTACAACCTGAACGGAGTAGTAGCGCTCTTGACGTTCATCCACGACAAAACTGGTTTGGACACAATGTTCTACATGGAGCACTGGGAAATTTTTGCCCTCCTTTGTCTCGTAGGGGTTCTCTTCATCCAT is a genomic window of Thermococcus guaymasensis DSM 11113 containing:
- a CDS encoding DUF2067 family protein; translation: MRAKRVITIHVRDDREKEEFMKELQRLSLPAFIYVHGKLDSIKVNVQGTKDEIREAIAKIRAIHNRVRAKLYPDRRGLYHYSPDDIFREAGTSVSLPVIVKTIELIGERVELDEARGEIITSLPWEEMIELVKKLGNVLSEIALQTTRQIREVVLPVSVAFDMDPQEVLELLVDLGLAEWKEDKFKYELIKNKEQALKEALKRLRGDADED
- a CDS encoding glycosyltransferase 87 family protein, translating into MRGNTWKKIRSSFFRSFSKKSVQALAVLILLGLGIRLYLAPNSTGSDIPQFYGFAGTMLKHPLDFYSYATGEMWKSEGWPYGWPYVYGPVLAYLLALVRLLVGGDVKFYWDSTGYHVFASRSWIMGVKALFILADVGIAVMIYKLTKRRSEWGAVLLSALYIFNPMVIYVSSIYGMFDGLALLPFLVGLYFIETGREGPGYALVGFSLAVKHTLLFPALIVLWDLLLKGWKNLHSIKRPLAAFFSGALLPFAPFLLHPSSLLNLPDLLEGMKPGYTYPIAYNLNGVVALLTFIHDKTGLDTMFYMEHWEIFALLCLVGVLFIHSRLKNLRISIALAYAVFLLTYWRVNTQYILPLVGLTLIALPELDWPSRVVAFLPLVPSSLWPIMFPTSFWFHVHIENPNEHMIYLIDRLTLMIFETGPFIVLSVLFTLSLFAYLVWMLRVAFERGGYCDNLPA
- a CDS encoding threonine--tRNA ligase, with the protein product MRMLLIHSDYLEYEVKDKALKNPEPISDERKKDRLDEVLAVFISVEKVDESNPEEVVEKAVAEIEDVVKQVKAERVFVYPFAHLSSELASPSVALEILQKIEEKLKEKGYEVKRAPFGYYKAFKLSCKGHPLAELSRTIVPEEGVSKEERNIALEKEEKELVSHWYILTPEGELIDVDKFDFTGHENLRKFVNYEIAKNRIADREPPHVKLMLEHELVDYEPGSDAGNLRYYPKGRLIKGLLEQYVTEKVVEYGAMEVETPIMYDFEHPALEKYLNRFPARQYIVKSGDKKFFLRFAACFGQFLIKKDAIISYRNLPLRMYELTRYSFRREKSGELSGLRRLRAFTMPDMHTVAKDLKQAMDEFKKQYKLSMEVLKGVGLTPEDYEVAIRFTRDFWEANKDFIVELAKIIGKPVLIEMWDQRFFYFILKFEFNFVDNLDKAAALSTVQIDVENAERFGITYYDEEGKERYPLILHCSPSGAIERVMYAILEKQAKLQAMGKKPMFPLWLSPIQARVIPVSDDVMDYALYVAGKLEGAKIRVDVDDTGDRLNKKIRKAEKEWIPYIIVVGKNEKEQNTVTVRRREDGKQLEMQLEDLIREIRQKTEGFPYKPRPLPLLLSRRPKFRG
- a CDS encoding exosome complex RNA-binding protein Csl4, whose amino-acid sequence is METKKPAKEGELVLPGDYLGVIEEYLPSDGVKEENGNLIATRAGRVRINMEKMEISVEPVTDTPPLPQVGDTVLAQVLEVKPQVVIVQLLRIEGKGNREIATSKLAGIHVSQVKNGFVEDMSKEFKVGDIVRARVISNEKTPIQLTTKGPDLGVVYAFCSRCRTPLIRRGDRLICPKCGNVEMRKMSNLYRKMVI
- a CDS encoding DNA-directed RNA polymerase subunit L, producing MKIEVIKREGNTFEFYLEGEDHTFANLLVETLHEDKHVKFAAYTIEHPILMARKPRFKVVTDGKESPEEALEKAAQRIFDRARAVLEAWKSVIEG
- a CDS encoding mechanosensitive ion channel family protein, with the protein product MNTTANSTSFWEQGLLGEKLFLTLTVGTVLKALLILIIGILIARLLKRYILALSGSTKYVWIINEDTALTLHNLIVVIAIVYSLDSLGVLSYEIAGTSISNLLTAFLVFYFSYLLAKKSKDYMIMNSPKEKLPEVQIKAKLFYYAIVTLAFFIALNIAGLTGKLTTLLAAAGITGIVLGFSAQTVVSNFISGIFMYFDKPLEIGDPVEVAGYSGIVHDIRILSTRIRTWDGLLVRIPNEKLFNSEIKNLQKYPARRVDIVVGIAYKEDAEKAIEVIKKTLDEMPYVLAEPEPTVFVDNLGDNSVNIAIRAWAPSEKWFDVRTQIVQRVKGALDEAGIEIPFPQRVNWFAEELKVKLEGAGSSSTFINDEKSFSKSTLWNGGGQK
- a CDS encoding DUF432 domain-containing protein is translated as MFGAHELKTQFIKVGGKKIHLIEESENLVRYRRDEVERIIKNNGEKLKILPAPATGYGVRLLMIKFKEPLVVPPQDSLTGFIEAPIEIDVKIGELTIDHFIVGKEKYALYGTLEAGVICRYHISPFYAEEPDSLGVAKLTVSNPSLEWESLERVVIPIWKTPMYYESSRAYYPLLIVTIRDNVPYVNNTGKPPKDGLNAVGEVLSLPNFLMRW